A stretch of the Candidatus Bandiella numerosa genome encodes the following:
- the ltrA gene encoding group II intron reverse transcriptase/maturase gives MMQNKLEQIANKAKQDKKLKFTSLIHHINEENLALCYRELKRNKACGIDGQTVEAYGDNLEDNLKQLVVLLKTKKYLPKPVKRVYIPKPGKKDEKRGLGIPSVEDKIVQIMLKKILESIYEADFLKVSFGFRPTLNCHDAVKALNTAVMRKPINCIVEVDIRKFFDNVNHYWLQRCLEERVKDRNLLWLIRKFLKAGYVEEGRIVATEVGCPQGGNLSPLLANIYLHYILDLWFEKQVKPQAKDHMELIRYCDDFVVCCKSENDAKQFLEMLQTRLEKFGLAISADKTKILKFGRQVWKQTQRCDKKVETFDFLGFTHYCGKSRHGYFVMGHKTSRKTLSRKLKEIKEWLKAIRNKIRLKEWWPTLKSKLTGHYNYFGISGNYRCLNKFYYLVCLMVFKWINRRSQKKSMTFEFYNNYLKYNPLPIPRISYALY, from the coding sequence ATGATGCAGAATAAACTTGAACAGATAGCCAATAAGGCAAAGCAAGATAAAAAGTTAAAATTCACTTCACTGATACACCATATCAATGAGGAAAATCTTGCTTTGTGTTATCGAGAACTCAAGCGTAATAAAGCTTGTGGGATCGATGGACAAACAGTAGAGGCATATGGTGATAATCTAGAAGATAATCTTAAACAGCTTGTTGTTTTACTCAAGACAAAGAAATATCTTCCTAAGCCAGTTAAAAGGGTATATATCCCAAAACCTGGAAAGAAAGATGAAAAACGTGGTCTTGGTATACCATCAGTTGAAGATAAAATAGTTCAGATAATGCTAAAGAAGATACTTGAAAGTATTTATGAAGCAGATTTTCTGAAGGTATCTTTTGGTTTTAGACCTACTCTTAACTGTCACGATGCAGTAAAAGCACTAAATACAGCGGTTATGAGGAAACCAATTAACTGTATAGTTGAAGTTGATATTAGGAAATTCTTTGACAATGTTAATCACTATTGGCTTCAACGCTGCTTAGAAGAAAGAGTAAAAGACCGTAATTTATTATGGTTGATACGAAAATTCCTTAAAGCAGGATATGTTGAAGAGGGTAGAATAGTAGCAACGGAAGTCGGGTGTCCACAAGGCGGCAACCTAAGTCCGTTATTAGCAAATATCTATCTACATTACATACTAGACTTGTGGTTTGAGAAACAAGTTAAACCACAGGCCAAAGATCATATGGAACTTATTCGTTACTGTGATGATTTTGTGGTGTGCTGTAAGAGTGAGAATGATGCAAAACAGTTTCTAGAGATGCTTCAAACTAGATTAGAGAAATTTGGTTTAGCAATATCAGCAGATAAAACTAAAATTCTAAAATTTGGAAGACAAGTTTGGAAACAAACTCAAAGATGTGATAAGAAAGTAGAAACTTTCGATTTTCTTGGATTTACCCACTACTGTGGGAAGAGCAGACATGGATATTTCGTAATGGGACATAAAACCAGCAGAAAGACTCTAAGTCGCAAACTTAAAGAAATCAAAGAATGGTTGAAAGCTATACGCAACAAGATACGTCTTAAAGAATGGTGGCCAACTTTAAAATCTAAATTGACGGGACACTATAATTATTTCGGAATAAGTGGAAATTACCGCTGCTTAAATAAGTTTTACTACTTGGTATGCTTAATGGTGTTCAAGTGGATAAATAGAAGAAGTCAGAAGAAAAGTATGACTTTTGAATTTTATAACAACTATTTAAAATATAACCCATTACCAATTCCGAGGATAAGTTATGCACTGTATTGA
- a CDS encoding site-specific integrase, whose product MLKKIVKGSNLKNVTPHQLRHSFCKNLVDMGVGLEKVAFLAGHESLDITKIYCTPSFNDLQEAVELIGEEE is encoded by the coding sequence ATGTTAAAAAAGATTGTGAAAGGTAGTAATTTAAAAAATGTTACTCCACACCAACTAAGACATAGTTTTTGTAAAAATTTAGTTGATATGGGGGTAGGATTAGAAAAAGTAGCATTTTTAGCAGGACATGAAAGCTTAGATATTACTAAAATATATTGCACACCCTCTTTTAATGATTTGCAAGAAGCAGTCGAATTAATAGGGGAAGAAGAGTAA
- a CDS encoding tyrosine-type recombinase/integrase, which yields MGFKWLDRLEQNELQRKVEQTANKRNVAIIKILLNTGLRVNELCELTWDMITISERKGKNNSEIR from the coding sequence GTGGGATTTAAGTGGTTAGATAGATTAGAACAAAACGAATTACAAAGAAAAGTAGAACAAACTGCCAATAAAAGAAATGTTGCAATTATAAAAATATTATTAAATACAGGCTTAAGAGTGAATGAGTTATGTGAGTTAACATGGGATATGATAACTATAAGCGAGAGAAAAGGAAAAAATAATAGTGAAATTAGGTAA
- a CDS encoding response regulator produces MKKNVVIFIDNNASTLQLFKDYFYDLNTKKIFFTSAKEFFIWKNNNKIDCRFIIISDYNMSDINGLELFQKIDFHVNAKILLSNTTHSKEISDALKNRDIDEYLQKDDTNSFEKLENIINKYLLSSFI; encoded by the coding sequence ATGAAAAAAAATGTAGTTATATTTATAGATAATAATGCATCAACTCTGCAGCTTTTTAAAGATTATTTTTATGATTTAAATACAAAGAAAATATTTTTTACTTCAGCAAAAGAATTTTTCATATGGAAAAATAATAATAAAATTGATTGTAGATTTATTATTATTTCAGATTATAACATGTCAGATATAAATGGATTGGAGTTATTTCAAAAAATAGATTTTCATGTAAATGCTAAAATTCTTTTATCAAACACTACACACTCAAAGGAAATATCTGATGCGTTGAAAAATAGAGATATTGATGAATATTTACAAAAAGATGACACAAACTCCTTTGAAAAATTAGAAAATATAATCAATAAGTATTTGTTAAGTTCATTTATCTAA
- a CDS encoding Tn3 family transposase — MGKREGDTYRKSWCWKIFKKIKDLLLKLKDILEKQYYITNCNITDKTNKFIRFHKNGRFILHTPKVERGEHDKISSLLSKNEYKSVLEIFSEIDKILSFTECFKHYKVKNISKKPAKEIFYGGIFGLGTNMGLHRLSNTSKGINYNTLYNTVNWYFTVENLSTINKSFIQFMSKLWLPTLFLKDKELLHSSGDAKKFVVSAESLNANFSFKYFGQNHGSSVYTFLDERQMLFYTTIFSSSERDAGYVIDGLLCNADMNIDTHSTDTHGYTEIIFAICYLIGVDFAPRIKNIAAQSIFAFNKSTKQILKAQHKTPVLPARYIKTSVIEENWDSILRLIVTIKLRNTQASRILRRLSSYAKQHQLHEALKEFGRIIKSIFILKYIDNVELRQQIEKQLNKGELSNRFSSIIFFANNQEFTQSITEDQEIVVQCKMIIQNLIILWNYLMLTKLIMRCDPEKRKEIIDIIKHGSIITWRHINLLGIYDFNNLKKADITLDDAKEILLYNKAA; from the coding sequence ATGGGAAAAAGAGAAGGAGACACTTATAGAAAGAGCTGGTGTTGGAAAATTTTTAAAAAGATTAAAGATTTGTTATTAAAATTAAAAGATATATTAGAAAAACAATATTATATTACAAATTGTAATATAACCGATAAAACAAACAAATTTATAAGATTTCATAAGAACGGAAGATTCATACTACATACACCAAAAGTAGAAAGAGGAGAGCATGATAAAATTTCTTCATTATTGAGTAAAAATGAATATAAATCTGTTTTGGAAATTTTTTCAGAAATAGATAAGATATTGAGTTTTACTGAGTGCTTTAAGCATTATAAGGTCAAGAACATAAGCAAAAAACCTGCTAAAGAAATATTTTATGGTGGAATTTTCGGATTAGGAACTAATATGGGACTACATAGATTATCAAATACATCGAAAGGAATCAATTATAATACATTGTATAATACAGTAAATTGGTATTTTACAGTAGAAAATTTAAGTACAATAAATAAAAGTTTTATACAATTTATGAGTAAGTTATGGTTACCAACACTTTTTTTAAAGGATAAAGAGTTACTTCATAGTTCTGGGGATGCTAAAAAATTTGTGGTATCGGCTGAATCCTTAAATGCAAATTTTTCATTTAAGTATTTTGGCCAAAATCATGGTAGTAGCGTTTATACTTTTTTAGATGAAAGGCAGATGTTGTTTTATACAACTATCTTTAGCAGTTCAGAACGTGATGCAGGATATGTAATAGATGGATTATTATGTAATGCGGACATGAATATAGATACCCATTCTACCGATACACATGGATATACAGAAATAATCTTTGCTATATGCTATTTAATAGGAGTAGATTTTGCTCCACGTATCAAAAATATTGCCGCACAAAGTATATTTGCTTTTAATAAAAGTACTAAGCAAATACTCAAGGCGCAACACAAAACTCCTGTTTTACCAGCAAGATATATCAAAACCTCAGTAATAGAAGAAAACTGGGATAGCATTTTAAGATTAATAGTAACAATTAAACTCAGAAACACACAAGCTTCTAGGATTTTACGTAGGTTAAGTTCTTATGCAAAACAACATCAATTACATGAAGCACTTAAAGAATTTGGTAGAATAATAAAATCCATATTTATCTTAAAGTACATTGATAATGTAGAGTTAAGGCAGCAAATAGAGAAACAATTAAATAAAGGAGAGTTATCTAATAGGTTTTCTTCAATAATATTTTTTGCTAATAACCAAGAATTTACACAGAGTATAACAGAGGATCAAGAAATAGTAGTGCAATGTAAAATGATAATACAAAATTTAATTATCTTATGGAATTATTTGATGCTTACAAAACTAATTATGCGCTGTGACCCAGAAAAAAGAAAGGAGATAATAGATATTATAAAGCACGGTTCTATCATTACTTGGAGACATATTAATTTACTAGGTATATATGATTTTAATAATCTAAAAAAAGCAGATATTACATTAGATGATGCAAAGGAGATTTTATTATACAACAAAGCTGCATAA
- a CDS encoding TraB/VirB10 family protein — MTNQEVNNQDKSKQAQGMRIWGSLSVSGKQWVVAIVLFTALGTAGLLVMKQVKSTWTTGDSKKEEEKTLYKGQIESVGDKVDSEAAWRYQQESKIQALQDGISGIKEDLTKAINANEEESIRNSEISEVELLKEEIAALRDLIGGVANHDRVGGAGEMKPFIEKKEQGIRKIKIELGSGDKREKVKNKEDTIPAGSFAKAVLLGGVDASTALTSSSDPRPILIRLIDRGTLPRKFQSDLKDCHIVGSGYGDLSSERVFARLEKLTCVERTSGEIIETEVAGYVTGEYGRAGIKGIVVEKGRGYLAKSVLGGVLQGVAGVFNPSQPAVINPMGAFIPKRSTSDKFNEGMMSGASSSMDRLSKYYIDRAESIQPIIQIESGRIVDVVFTEGADIGSSRVKERLSIKGVITNIGECGIRNSRHLL; from the coding sequence ATGACAAATCAAGAAGTTAATAATCAAGACAAAAGTAAACAGGCTCAAGGAATGAGAATTTGGGGGAGTTTAAGTGTAAGTGGCAAGCAATGGGTGGTAGCAATAGTATTATTTACGGCACTTGGGACAGCTGGATTATTAGTGATGAAGCAAGTAAAGTCTACATGGACTACTGGGGATAGTAAAAAGGAAGAGGAGAAAACACTCTATAAAGGACAGATAGAGTCTGTAGGAGATAAAGTGGATTCAGAAGCTGCGTGGAGGTATCAGCAGGAGAGTAAAATACAAGCATTACAAGATGGAATATCGGGTATTAAGGAAGATTTAACAAAAGCAATCAATGCAAATGAGGAAGAAAGCATAAGAAATAGTGAAATAAGTGAAGTAGAATTATTAAAAGAGGAAATAGCGGCACTTAGGGATTTAATAGGGGGAGTGGCAAATCATGATCGAGTAGGTGGTGCGGGAGAAATGAAGCCATTTATAGAGAAGAAGGAGCAAGGAATAAGAAAAATTAAAATAGAGTTAGGAAGTGGTGATAAGAGGGAGAAAGTTAAGAATAAGGAAGATACTATACCGGCAGGAAGTTTTGCGAAAGCAGTATTACTTGGGGGTGTAGATGCATCAACAGCATTAACATCATCAAGTGATCCAAGGCCTATATTAATAAGATTGATAGATAGGGGAACATTACCTAGGAAGTTTCAAAGTGATTTGAAGGACTGTCATATAGTTGGGAGTGGATATGGAGATTTATCGAGTGAGAGGGTATTTGCGAGGTTAGAAAAGCTAACATGTGTTGAGAGGACGAGTGGAGAAATAATAGAGACGGAAGTTGCAGGATATGTGACAGGAGAGTATGGGAGAGCGGGGATAAAAGGAATAGTGGTAGAAAAGGGAAGGGGATATTTGGCAAAGAGTGTTTTGGGAGGAGTGTTACAGGGAGTAGCTGGAGTATTTAATCCAAGTCAACCGGCAGTGATAAATCCAATGGGAGCATTTATACCAAAGAGAAGTACGAGTGATAAATTTAATGAGGGGATGATGTCAGGAGCAAGCAGCAGTATGGATAGGTTATCGAAATATTATATAGATAGGGCTGAGAGTATACAGCCGATTATTCAAATTGAAAGTGGGAGAATAGTGGATGTGGTATTTACAGAAGGAGCAGATATTGGAAGTAGTAGAGTAAAAGAGAGATTAAGTATTAAGGGTGTAATTACAAATATAGGTGAATGCGGCATTAGGAATTCTAGACACCTCTTGTAA
- a CDS encoding single-stranded DNA-binding protein, with the protein MIGERRLNKMVRDRNIVELSGRLVRDIWLRETKEGNVYGMVTVVVRGKTEKKVDFFEIFVWNKRIIDHFGKHLKAGKKVIVRGELSKSEKGVFINVFEDYGVMICVDVRELKAKAGEEWIRELEEENKVYEEKLKKYEEEVSKEGVERELEEGVEVDVIR; encoded by the coding sequence ATGATAGGGGAAAGGAGGCTTAATAAAATGGTAAGAGATAGAAATATAGTTGAGTTAAGTGGCAGATTAGTCAGGGATATATGGCTAAGAGAGACTAAAGAAGGAAATGTGTATGGGATGGTAACGGTAGTAGTGAGGGGTAAAACAGAGAAGAAGGTAGATTTTTTTGAAATATTTGTGTGGAACAAAAGAATAATAGATCATTTTGGTAAGCATCTAAAAGCAGGTAAGAAGGTGATAGTAAGAGGGGAGTTAAGCAAATCAGAAAAAGGAGTATTTATCAATGTATTTGAGGATTATGGGGTAATGATATGCGTGGATGTGAGGGAGTTAAAAGCAAAAGCAGGAGAAGAATGGATAAGAGAGTTAGAAGAAGAGAATAAGGTATATGAGGAGAAGCTAAAAAAGTATGAGGAGGAAGTATCGAAAGAAGGAGTAGAAAGAGAGTTAGAGGAGGGTGTGGAAGTAGATGTAATAAGGTGA
- the traE gene encoding type IV conjugative transfer system protein TraE, which produces MRIERWNQSVEKLLKQRNGFLVISLGLMIANIMLGLMLFGKNERVIIVPAYMKQNVWSEGSLVSESYIEEMALFFSKLMLDTTPDSHGYRKDVILRYVAPQHYHDVEKRLISDAERMKKEGVTTVFAPKEIIVDVKGLKAEIVGVLTKYIAGSRMGQSKEIYEIEFGYSGGIFMLKNFKSK; this is translated from the coding sequence ATGAGGATAGAAAGGTGGAATCAGAGTGTAGAGAAGTTATTAAAGCAGAGGAATGGGTTTTTAGTAATATCTTTAGGATTGATGATAGCGAATATCATGCTTGGACTAATGTTATTTGGGAAGAATGAGAGGGTGATAATAGTACCTGCGTATATGAAGCAGAATGTGTGGAGTGAAGGGAGTTTAGTATCGGAGTCATATATAGAAGAGATGGCTTTATTTTTTAGTAAGCTGATGTTGGATACAACGCCTGACAGTCATGGATATAGAAAGGATGTGATACTTAGATATGTGGCCCCTCAGCATTATCATGATGTTGAGAAAAGATTAATAAGTGATGCGGAAAGAATGAAGAAAGAGGGAGTAACTACTGTATTTGCGCCAAAAGAGATAATAGTAGATGTTAAGGGATTAAAAGCTGAGATAGTGGGTGTGCTAACGAAATATATAGCAGGATCGAGAATGGGACAGAGTAAGGAGATATATGAGATAGAGTTTGGGTATAGTGGTGGAATATTTATGTTAAAGAATTTTAAAAGTAAATAG
- a CDS encoding complement resistance protein TraT, producing the protein MHCIESLYGEYHIEELCAGKLQARFCRGSYNTNSKFQNNFNEEYNVMTSTRQTIFLDPIDDNKKTVLLQIRNTSDKSGLEIESKIRSAIESKGYRIVNSTQSANIMIQANVLQVGKNTLENPFQALTGGYGSGLEGFATGAAIAGATGGSGRSMLGIGLITGIGNTVLDAAVEVVNFTMITDLQISEKADGEYVSESSDANLKQGTSGYKKSRWEKKTNWKKYQTRIMSVAKKTNLKFEEAEPKLTEGLVKSISGLL; encoded by the coding sequence ATGCACTGTATTGAGAGTCTATATGGCGAATATCATATTGAAGAGCTGTGTGCGGGAAAGCTGCAAGCACGGTTCTGTAGGGGGAGTTATAACACAAACTCTAAATTTCAAAATAATTTTAATGAGGAGTATAATGTTATGACTTCTACCAGACAAACAATATTCTTAGATCCAATTGATGATAATAAAAAAACAGTATTGCTACAAATCAGAAACACAAGTGATAAATCAGGATTAGAAATTGAATCTAAAATTAGGTCGGCGATAGAAAGTAAAGGTTATAGAATAGTAAATAGTACCCAAAGTGCCAATATAATGATTCAAGCCAATGTATTGCAAGTAGGAAAAAACACATTAGAAAATCCATTCCAAGCGTTAACTGGAGGCTATGGTAGTGGACTGGAAGGTTTCGCAACAGGAGCTGCAATAGCAGGAGCCACAGGAGGAAGTGGGAGAAGTATGCTTGGTATAGGATTGATTACAGGAATAGGTAATACAGTGTTAGATGCAGCAGTGGAAGTAGTGAACTTTACAATGATAACAGATTTACAAATAAGTGAGAAAGCAGATGGAGAATATGTCAGTGAGAGTAGTGATGCCAATTTAAAGCAAGGAACAAGTGGGTATAAAAAATCCAGATGGGAGAAGAAGACAAATTGGAAGAAGTATCAAACGAGAATAATGAGTGTAGCAAAGAAAACCAATTTGAAATTTGAGGAGGCAGAGCCAAAGTTAACAGAAGGGCTAGTGAAATCAATATCAGGGTTATTATAA
- a CDS encoding type-F conjugative transfer system secretin TraK, which yields MSLVVFGVSEEGVAGTQKYGLEENKRIEGYMSRNEANRVKIEGDRIVEVIGLGEEFGLESDERLGQIFVKLLDVNSNKNAVFTVVTEKGKTQDISLKLKKGGGIYTDKST from the coding sequence ATGTCATTGGTAGTATTTGGAGTAAGTGAGGAGGGAGTAGCTGGAACGCAGAAATATGGATTAGAAGAGAATAAAAGGATAGAGGGATATATGTCGAGGAATGAGGCAAATAGAGTAAAAATAGAAGGAGACAGGATAGTTGAGGTAATAGGGCTTGGGGAAGAATTTGGACTTGAGAGTGACGAGAGATTAGGTCAAATATTTGTTAAATTGTTAGATGTAAATAGCAATAAGAATGCAGTATTTACAGTGGTGACGGAAAAGGGGAAGACGCAAGACATAAGTTTAAAATTAAAGAAGGGAGGGGGAATTTATACTGATAAGTCAACTTGA
- a CDS encoding DUF4158 domain-containing protein, producing MQIIEIIPPKQAMSFDKPPIFNINEQQKYFKQEPILQELLYQIRKPEAKAGLLLQYGYFKATKRFFQKEDYKKKDIIFISKLLGYREVAISDYKERTYREHKRLILSISGFTSFSSNEDLLKVELNHMASQQMHPRNIFFAAIDFLTSKKIELPNYRVFAKMITESFNLFEFQSLKKIEINITEEHKEVLDALLDKNDSKGVYARNLVARLKNINQSLRPKNIKQSIRGFLIVKNLFKELEPLIKSLDLSPEATKYYAIWVIKARIEQLSTLNNPNKIYLYLAAFINYQYCTWQDTLVNILLRSTQERLNKVEKAIEEKIIDKNEEKNKKTQSIIEGFKRSEESIEKIRKIVFLKELTDAEKITILQSILGEQITTEELKKYQELEKEILHELSNSEYYKVLESFSRTIQNRVADIVRYVEFNPETKSSNLMEAIVDYQKKKGDINSTSPRKFLSNIEQKLIFGKTNDQFNVSLYKAVLLTKISDAIKSGEVNLLNSYKFLPIEAYLISDDVWEKEKETLIERAGVGKFLKRLKICY from the coding sequence ATGCAAATAATAGAGATAATCCCACCTAAGCAAGCTATGAGCTTTGACAAACCTCCTATATTTAACATTAATGAGCAACAAAAGTATTTTAAACAAGAACCTATACTTCAGGAATTACTATATCAAATTAGAAAGCCAGAAGCAAAAGCAGGTTTATTATTACAATATGGTTATTTTAAAGCAACAAAAAGATTTTTTCAAAAAGAGGATTATAAGAAAAAAGATATTATATTTATAAGTAAATTATTAGGATATAGAGAGGTAGCTATAAGTGATTATAAGGAGCGTACATATAGAGAACATAAAAGATTAATATTATCTATAAGTGGCTTTACTTCTTTTAGTAGCAATGAAGATTTGTTAAAAGTAGAGTTAAATCATATGGCATCACAACAAATGCACCCTCGTAATATATTTTTTGCAGCTATAGATTTCTTAACATCAAAAAAAATAGAACTGCCTAATTACAGGGTATTTGCTAAAATGATAACAGAATCATTTAATCTTTTTGAGTTTCAATCACTCAAGAAAATAGAAATAAATATTACAGAAGAACATAAGGAAGTATTAGATGCGTTGTTAGATAAAAATGATAGTAAGGGAGTTTATGCGAGAAATTTAGTTGCAAGGCTCAAAAACATAAATCAGTCTTTAAGACCAAAAAATATAAAACAAAGTATCAGAGGGTTTTTAATTGTAAAAAATTTATTTAAGGAATTAGAGCCTTTAATAAAATCATTAGATTTATCCCCTGAAGCAACAAAGTATTATGCTATATGGGTTATAAAAGCACGAATAGAACAACTTAGTACACTTAATAATCCTAATAAGATTTATCTTTATCTTGCTGCGTTTATAAATTATCAATATTGCACATGGCAAGATACACTGGTAAATATACTATTGCGTTCCACTCAAGAGAGATTAAACAAAGTTGAAAAAGCTATTGAAGAAAAAATAATAGATAAAAATGAGGAAAAGAATAAAAAAACTCAATCTATAATAGAAGGTTTTAAAAGATCAGAAGAAAGTATAGAAAAAATTAGAAAAATAGTATTTTTAAAAGAGTTAACGGATGCTGAAAAAATCACTATACTTCAAAGTATATTAGGTGAGCAAATAACTACAGAGGAGTTAAAAAAATATCAAGAATTAGAAAAAGAAATACTACATGAACTAAGTAACTCAGAATATTACAAAGTATTAGAAAGTTTTTCTAGAACAATCCAAAATAGAGTTGCTGATATAGTACGTTATGTAGAATTTAATCCAGAAACTAAATCTAGTAACCTAATGGAAGCTATTGTAGATTATCAAAAGAAGAAAGGAGATATTAATAGTACTTCCCCTAGAAAATTTTTATCTAACATAGAACAGAAACTTATTTTTGGAAAAACTAACGATCAATTCAATGTTTCGCTATATAAAGCAGTACTATTGACAAAAATATCTGACGCTATAAAAAGTGGAGAAGTTAATTTACTTAATTCTTATAAATTTCTCCCAATAGAAGCCTATTTAATATCAGATGACGTATGGGAAAAAGAGAAGGAGACACTTATAGAAAGAGCTGGTGTTGGAAAATTTTTAAAAAGATTAAAGATTTGTTATTAA
- a CDS encoding site-specific integrase, producing the protein MNIIDKFLEYLKANEKSENTIKNYQSDLNSFAKWFLKANNEKLILDKITPTDLRLYKKQLIKNKKPKTINRHIASIKAFISWGYEQKR; encoded by the coding sequence ATGAATATAATTGATAAATTTTTAGAGTATTTAAAAGCAAATGAAAAAAGTGAGAATACAATAAAAAATTATCAATCTGATTTAAATAGTTTTGCAAAATGGTTTCTAAAAGCTAATAATGAAAAATTAATATTAGATAAAATCACCCCTACAGATTTAAGATTATACAAAAAACAATTAATTAAAAATAAAAAACCTAAAACAATTAATCGACATATAGCTAGTATAAAGGCGTTCATAAGCTGGGGGTACGAACAAAAAAGATAA
- the traL gene encoding type IV conjugative transfer system protein TraL → MYDRNVILRYLDNPTRIAFWTVDEMAALFVPLALGFIFRFPVTGVVLSIAIYNALKYVKQNIGGGFLRHAIYWYLPGMHRQLKSKVRSDIREYIG, encoded by the coding sequence ATGTACGATAGGAATGTAATACTAAGATATTTAGATAACCCGACAAGAATAGCATTTTGGACGGTGGATGAAATGGCGGCATTATTTGTGCCGCTAGCACTTGGATTTATATTTAGATTTCCAGTTACAGGGGTGGTGTTGAGTATAGCGATATATAATGCACTTAAATATGTAAAGCAAAACATAGGAGGAGGGTTTTTAAGGCATGCTATATATTGGTATTTACCTGGGATGCATAGACAGCTTAAATCAAAGGTAAGGTCTGATATTAGGGAGTATATTGGATAG
- a CDS encoding helix-turn-helix domain-containing protein, with amino-acid sequence MTIDILPFFSIRIKDEMDKQNLTQSELSGVSGITQSTISNALRGNQIKSSTLERIALALNLNPEYLLKEECLQRKIELDISKYKLCSNIVLKLVESEKIRVDSDKIKFLQDLLYKAIKYDNLPHEHGESFVLGVIRYGLHIGTFFSLDK; translated from the coding sequence ATGACTATTGATATTTTACCATTTTTCTCTATTCGAATTAAAGATGAAATGGATAAACAAAATTTAACTCAATCAGAATTATCTGGCGTCTCAGGTATAACTCAATCTACAATCTCTAATGCTTTAAGAGGCAATCAGATAAAATCTTCTACTTTAGAAAGAATAGCATTAGCGCTTAATTTAAATCCTGAATATTTACTTAAGGAAGAATGTTTACAAAGAAAAATTGAATTAGATATCTCCAAATACAAGCTTTGCAGCAATATAGTTCTTAAACTTGTTGAATCTGAAAAAATACGAGTAGATAGCGATAAAATCAAATTTTTACAGGACCTATTATACAAAGCTATAAAATACGATAATCTTCCTCATGAACATGGTGAGAGCTTTGTTTTAGGCGTTATTCGTTATGGATTACATATTGGCACTTTTTTTTCTTTAGATAAATGA